The following is a genomic window from Rutidosis leptorrhynchoides isolate AG116_Rl617_1_P2 chromosome 8, CSIRO_AGI_Rlap_v1, whole genome shotgun sequence.
ATCCAATCTTGCAAATGTAATGTTATCATCATTCTACGAAGCACCACTACAAACATCATTAGGCACACCCTAACTAGTATATGGTGCTCTAAGTGGTTGGGTTGACCCAGAACACTTATAGTCCAATTTTAAAgtactttattattatcataatcttcTCAATCAAAACTAAAATACTTTAGGATGTTTTATGCATTAAACATTCATTTTGGGTTAGTTAGAGGTAAGTACACATAACCTGAATAATTATTCAACTCATAAATAAATGAATCAAAATTACCTTACTAATCATCTGCAGTGTCATGGACTTGGGTTTTGAGCCATCAAAACATCATAGTAAAATGCAAGAAATTTGGAATATAATCACTTTTATTGACTACACTATAACAACTGAACCACTTTAGTATTCCAATAAATACAAATCCTAATGATTCCATCTCACTTTAGAACACTAATGGTATCTACTATCAGACTAAATCAAGAACTTACACTTAATCTTCCAGCTCCTTTCGAACCGATATGGTTGATTCATGGGGTGGTCCAGATGTTTTTGGGTACGCACTTTTTTTATCCTTCACAGGTTTTGCAAGCTCCACGAATATAACTCTCCCATCAAGATACTGCAAGAGCACTAATATGAGTTTCTAAATAGATAGATgtataatcattaattattaatttaattattggaattgaacaaaaggcaaagaaaaactttTTCATCCATGCTCTCGAGCGCGCTCATGGCATCATCTTGATTTGTATATTGGATGAATGCATATCCTTTTGATTTCTTTGAGGTCTGATCCTTAACAACCTTAACTACACACAACTCAACAACATATAACATAGTTAAGGTAACAAGAAGATAAGTGTACGTTGTAAATTCTCATTATAATAAATATTCTTGAAAAACCTTGTCAAAGCATACCTTCAGCTATCTGGCCAAAATTTGAAAATTCTTCCTTTAAACAACTTTCGCTTGTAGAGTATGATAAATCTACAGTTCATAATCACCAGGTCTATTAGATCGTGGGGGCCCTAAATATTATTCTCAAAAAATGATAGGTAATTAAAGAAGTTGATGCTAAAAAATAAAGTGATTCAAAACAGcttaaacatggtaaaaataattcAACAATGTCTATTTTGCAgcttaaaaaaactattttgacaCAAAGGACAGTAAGCAGCGTAATATGTCTAGATAGCTTACAACAGCTACATTAAATAGCCAACTATCAACAAAAAAGTgtcaaacttaaaacatcaaatatCAAATATAAACATTGTAATACAGAAAATTTCGCAAAAATATAAGAAATTTCAAATCCAAAATTACAATGAAATATCTCTATGAATAAAAATTCATGGTGACAAACCAGCACATTACACACTTAAATCATAAAACAGTTAGGAGAAAAATGGAGGATAAGTCTTGTAATTTGGCCATAGTGAAAAACTAAAATGCACCAATTAAGTTCTTCAAACATTAATCAACTAAACGTATACAAGCTTACAACTAAACCTATTGAAGTACAAATATAAATTAGCATTGTTTTTGTTTGAGCATAACTATTGGAGGATCCTAAAAATATATTAAGGATAAGAAGTTATATTAAAAAGTTTGTTTAACTTGATATAACTGATCATAACtgaaaaaagaaagaagaaaaatacAATGAAAGATATTTTTTATTCTTGTGTACTTCAAGAGAGTTTTGGATCTCAGGTTCCCCCTATCGCTGGGGTGTTAAAATTCTCAGCCTATTTGGAAATAAGTTTAAACTTCTTGTCAATTTAAGCTTAATACTAATTACTAACTATAACAATACTCCATAGTTTTACATCGAACAACTGCTTATGTACATCCAGGGGCGGATCTTAAGGTATTTGTAAGGGAGGTATCCGTAAGGGTGGTATCCGCCCAaccagtggcggatccaggaaaatttttcaccgggggcgaatttttttttaaaacgtaaggattttttttttttttgacaaaatataaAGGTTGTGGGGCAAAATATatagttttttgagcaaaatttagaggtttttgagcaaaatacgaaggtttttgggcaaaatacgaaggATTTGGAGAaaaaaatatgaagggtttggggaaAAAAAATTCCACCTAGGGCAAAATCGAAAAATCGAAAAAAtgtgcactaaaatttcgaaatccaccggtGGCGGGCGCCCCTCCCCTCTAACACACTGAATCCGCCTCTGCGCCCAACTGGatttggaagaaaaaaaaaaatttacattaaATTTTCTTGAGGGAGTCAATTTAATGTTTTAATAACAATCAAAATTTCCTAACTTTAATCAATTTCTGAAAAGATGCAACTCTAAATATATTGAAAACAGGAGGAACTTACTTCTGACCATAATTTTGGTAGCTAATGGGTATTGGATGAAACAAGCACGCAGATGCTTTAAAGGTTTTGAATTGAGCGAACGAATTGGTAAAGATGAAGCTCCGGTTGTTGGTTTCAACCATACAGTTGTTGACATTGCTGATTGCTCCACCGCCACAGCATACAACACAAATTGAAACGGCAAGCTTTATCAATGACAAAATTACTTAAATAGTCCCTGTGTGTGGTGTTTTTATTCATTTTATCCCTTTCAATTAATAACTTCACAAACAACCATTAATAACGGATAACGGGTTACACGAAATCTCGATCCAATTAAtcacgggttacacgaaatctcGATTGAGATAATACAAGGAATGGTTTATCTTCTTGGCTAAAAGATAATAAACCCAGGCTATTGTAGATTGTATAATCTAGATATTGAGAGTAAAAAATGTGTGTAAATATTCAAAGTGTCTAACCTAATTCCACAAAATGAATTTTCTATTTATAATGGGCGAAAAAGTGCAACCGAAAAGTTACGGTCTTTGGAAATGGTCATGTTGCAATGACACACCACTTGAGAATCAACACCCTTGGAAATGGTGTTAaaatcaaggttgcaaaagacgtgagacgaggtcgagacggtcgggtcctaaaaaggtagagacgttcgagacggggtcgagacgggggtcgagacggacgttgaccaaagttgacttttaaatatatatataagtatataaatgtatatatgtgtatatattgtaaagccaaaaactttaattgactaatttgtactcataattgctatcaccgttaatataatacagaaaattcaaactaaaatacgacaaatttgtctgattttaccgactttctggcttttttgaattttgagagactttgaccTAATTTTTTTCAACTTGACCCGAATTTTGatcgttgactgtcatattagacggttttcttcaagACGGGACGGattagtcaccaaaccgtcgcaacgggcgtcgagacggctcgagacggggtgttttgcaacagtggtTAAAATAGACTAGAAAACATGTTTAAACCGTGCTCAAACTTCCAGGATTAACTGTATAACCTTTGGTGAACCGATGCAACTTTTGGGTCAAAATTCGCACCTATTGCTGCAGACAGGAAATGGCGCGGCGCCCCAATGTTCTGTGCGGCACGCAAATACATTCATTGCCCACTGTCACATGCACATGCTTTATGGTGTGGCGCGCATATGTACTTCCAGTCCTTGTAGCACTTTTAAACACTATACAGCCTATTCCAAATTAACCAAGTTCATTTCCGACTTCCACAATCCATCTAAATCTTTACGAATGGTACTCCACACATCACCAAATTAGTTTCAGAGCATCAATGGATTGTTAACACTTTCTACCTAGTAAATCAATTTCACTAAAATATTTGTTGGATCACACTAAAATAACCAAAAAAATCCCCCTATTTTaatgtaatccttgatttacttaAATTTCAATAAACAGTCAAACCAATGCATAGATGGAAATATTTCAGAAATTAAATTTCCATCGTAGTATATTACACATTTCAAtaattcgaaaatcagggtgctctaaCGTTTGAAcccttcaatccatatgaatacgaGAAGATAATATACACATCAGTTTCAGGCAATCTACAATATAAAGTTGACACTTTACAAGACATATGTCCCAATCCATTCATGAACATATTGAAAACTAAGTCCCAAGCTTTTTTAATTTAGAAAAACTTCATGTCTATATAGGTAGTTTTCTTCAATATTGCTCTGGCAATGCAATTTGTCAGGAAAACTATCAAGACGTTATAATTCAACCTAACTTTATCTTGCAGGTCCGAACACATACCTTAGGATCATATAATACATGTGTTCCAATCTTCAAATAGGCTTTCCACATTGAATTTTAGCTCCTAacattgtactagaagggaattgggtatcccactttgaaagatctaaatggacttcaatcccacaccaATAACCAACTTGTGCACTAAGTCCCTGGCTAATGCTTTGGTTATGTGATCGGAGAAATTGTGTTGTGACCTCACAAAGTCAACAGATATCACTCCATTGGCGATCAATTCACAAATCATACTATGTCTAACACCCAAGTGTCTAGACTTTTCGTTATACTCGTAAATCAACTCAGTTTCCCCACAACATAAGCAATACCCGGTTTAGTGCTAGCCATAGCATACATTAAACATTATATTGCTTGAGAGTATTCGAGTTGTGACATAGCTTTACCAGTATTAGGCATAAGCTTCACATTTAGATCAATGAGAGTATTTACCAGGGAGCAATTCTCAtgtttgaatttcttcaagattttCTCAATATAGTGAGAATGTGTGATCGTGATACCTTTGTCATCAAAGTTTAATCCTTATGCTAAGGATTACATCAGCCACCTTCATGTCCTTCATTGAAAATTAATTCGGATAAAAGtaattccacagcttcttaaattcagttacaatgcaatggttatgttttaggactacttaggttctatATATAGCCCTTGTCTATAGAACCTTCTAATAAGcacatttcacattaacactatctaactttggggtcctaacaatcttccttgtagtgttaaatgtgaattttacaatgtaatcctattttgtaatcttcAGAGGTCCAAATGTGGCTTTCCATCTTGTACCAGCTGGATTAGAGAATTGAACTTGATTATCTGAAATCTTCTTTGATGGTTTCCAGGTACCCCACACTTTCCTTGGATCTCCTTCATAGATTGGATTTCGttcatttccttgaaaaatattctTTTCCACTGACCGAGAAGAATCTCAAATTGTGTTGTATGAATCGGAAGCTTTAGACGATCTTTGATGCGTTTGATAAATTCTCCAAGACtcattttcatgtcaatgtcatcaaacttgctttgaagAAACTTGAGATGTTTCAGCGCATCTTTGAGTGTTCCATCGGAATATTTGTTGAGCTCGCTTGTTCTGATGAACACCTTTTCCTTCTGGGAATTAACAAATACAAACCCTCCGGGCTCGAATAGTGTTTGAAACAATGTCATGTCCTTCAGTCCTTCTAAAGATTGATCCGGATAAGTTActcgaatctttttccttttcgCTTTAAGACCTATTTGAAAGTCCTCCCATCTCATCAGTTCTATAGTATCCATCATGTATCTCTTCACCGCTTCCAATGCTTGATACTTTGCAAAAGGTGGTTTGGTgagaatactgaggtagttgtagatgtgaatgatgtcgatCATGTTGAGATTTGGAAAATTTGCTTCGATGAACTTGTACTCATTCTCATCTTCTCGTATCATGTGGAACTGACTCAAGACATCCTTCTTATCACCGATGTTTTCCCCCAATCATTTAATGTCCAACAATTCTGTCAGTTGATGTTTGTGTTGAAGCCATAGATTATCGCCATTCTTATTAACATTTTCCTCCACATTTAACGATACCATGTTCTTTCATTAGCAGGAAGCAATTTAGTGCCAATGTAAGTAAATATTTCACTCCTTGTGTAAcaacccgtctttttccgtttactttttgtttagttaatttaaagtccgttattaaattataacatcacccgttaatttgcgtttttaaaatatttcgtttagatgATTCACGCaatcgcttttaaactcgagggactgaggttgccaagtgggcaaaatagttgactaggtcaactagtcaacccaccaccaccaccaccaccaccaccaccactcattcattcatcacctcctcatCTCTTAATACTTCCACTTTATGCTCTCAAACTCCcagttcattcaatcatcatctaaatccgatctaggaatcgttcttcaaaacaaattacatatttggaatccttgcaacttcctcttcgattccataccaacttcatctcttttgggtaactttctaaaaactctagatttcatgttcttagtgtttttaacttaaaagtgtgttaattagtgtctatggctcaagtctaatatgattatgtgatttatttgcttatTCTTGCtactttggtgtaactagcttaaacttgaaaagtGACTAGTTTGATCTTGAGGTTTGGgtgtttaaatgttgttagatgttaaagtgcatgtattaaatgtgttactagcatcactagcttcaatttggtatgtaagctgacttggaaaagcctcattaacatgattaaggattttatgatttttggttagggtttggtaaccTTAAATGTgaaatttgatgcattaaatgctttgcaatgttgtttgtaagtgtttagtagtattgtatgcataattacctacgaaacggcgtattatttgtgcgtattaagttcccgaatcatcacttgcatttatgagcttgaaacattaaatgaGGTGCATTAAATGATCATTCAACGGGAATTCGGTTatcataaatgatgtttttgtttgatgaaatgtgtttagttgtgttaccCGTTAAATtacttttccaacgatataagatacttgttttgaatgtttacggttcatgatttatggttgtttgaagtttggttcgtgcactaaaTAAAATTCACCAAAAGCTCCTGGAATCCCAaccttcgcgatcgcggagcccTCCCCACACATAGCTTCGCGATagcggatgtagtgacccgaacttttccatttttatatatatattaaatgaaattgttatttacatgattatgtgtttccaacatgttaagcaatcaaacttgttaagacttgattaattgaaataggtttcatataaacaattgaccacccaagttgaccggcaattcacgaacgctaaaacttgtaaaaactatatgatgacatatatatggatatatatatagttaacatgatattatgataagtaaacatatcattaagtatattagcaatgaactacatatgtaaaaacaagactactaacttaatgattttgaaacgagacatatatgtaacgattatcgctgtaacgacatttaatgtatatatatatatcatattaagatatattaatacatcatgatatcatgataatctaataatttaacatctcattattaagataatctaataatttaacatctctatatgatacattttacaaacattgcattcgtttttaaaagacaaaatttctttacatcgaaaattgacaggcatgcataccatttcataataaccactatccaactataaattgatttaataataatctttgatgaactcaatgactcgaatgcaacgttcttcaaaatatgctatgaaagactccaagtaatatctttaaaatgagcaaatgcacagcggaagatttctttaacacctgagaataaacatgctttaaagtgtcaaccaaaaggttggtgagttcattagtttatcataatcatttatttccatcattttaatagaccacaagaatttcatttccagttctcataaatatacgtctcatgcatagagacaaaaataatcattcatatggtgaacacctggtaaccgacattaactagatacatataagaatatcccctatcattccgggatcctccttcggacatgatataaatttcgaagtactaaagcatccggtactttggatggggtttgttaggcccaatagatctatctttaggattcgcgtcaattagggtgtctgttctctaattcttagattaccagactaaaaaggggcatatccggtttaataattcacccatagaatgtagtttcgattacttgtgtctatttcgtaaaacaattataaaagcagcgcatgtattctcagtcccaaaaatatatattgcaaaagcatttaaaaaggggataatgaaactcaccatactgtatttcgtagtaaaaatacatataacgtcattgaacaagtgcaaggttggcctcggattc
Proteins encoded in this region:
- the LOC139864838 gene encoding organelle RRM domain-containing protein 6, chloroplastic — translated: MSTTVWLKPTTGASSLPIRSLNSKPLKHLRACFIQYPLATKIMVRNLSYSTSESCLKEEFSNFGQIAEVKVVKDQTSKKSKGYAFIQYTNQDDAMSALESMDEKYLDGRVIFVELAKPVKDKKSAYPKTSGPPHESTISVRKELED